The Acanthochromis polyacanthus isolate Apoly-LR-REF ecotype Palm Island chromosome 17, KAUST_Apoly_ChrSc, whole genome shotgun sequence genome has a window encoding:
- the rnf167 gene encoding E3 ubiquitin-protein ligase RNF167 has protein sequence MAHLGAWCVGTRLRVLLLVVCGVLIPSPTHAYIYAHYRNMTSMLFEDLPALFGSLLPKDGLMGILVVSHPLNGCAPVDPPPPLPPSFDANTTKFVALIRRYDCNFDIKVLHAQQAGYSAVVVHNMYSDTLLNMNYSNETIAEQIVIPSVFTSYYAAEVFKKYIIPEQGAYVILKPEFAFPLSYYLIPFTGVVGMIILVMCVVLIIRCVQYRKRLRKNRLSKEQLKRIPTHRFSKGDDYDVCAICLDEYEEGDKLRVLPCSHAYHCKCVDPWLTQTKKTCPVCKQRVTRNTTELSESESEEEAGGRGEEDGTEGDADSERTPLLRPSNPGSPLGSPGAYSATTTTTAQCLTSPVRCDSPILAYEGYYSPQEETDSESDDAREERHHTSDDTAQLIGRDRVDV, from the exons ATGGCACACCTTGGTGCGTGGTGTGTGGGAACTCGACTGAGAGTCCTTCTACTGGTCGTCTGCGGCGTACTGATCCCCTCGCCTACACATGCCTATATATATGCT CATTATAGAAATATGACCTCCATGTTGTTTGAGGACCTACCTGCCTTGTTTGGATCTCTGCTTCCTAAGGATGGGTTAATG GGAATTTTGGTGGTGTCCCATCCACTTAATGGTTGTGCACCAGTagaccctcctcctccactgccACCATCCTTTGATGCCAACACCACCAAATTTGTCGCTCTCATCAGACGCTATGATTGCAATTTTGATATAAAG GTTTTACATGCGCAGCAAGCTGGATACAGCGCTGTAGTTGTTCACAACATGTATTCAGACACTCTGCTCAATATGAACTACAGCAACG AGACTATTGCAGAGCAGATTGTGATCCCCTCTGTATTTACCAGTTACTATGCTGCCGAAGTATTCAAGAAATACATAATTCCAGAGCAAGG GGCCTATGTGATCCTCAAGCCAGAGTTTGCGTTTCCGCTGTCATACTACCTTATTCCTTTCACTGGAGTAGTAGGCATGATTATTCTTGTGATGTGTGTCGTCTTG ATTATTCGATGTGTACAGTACAGAAAAAGGCTGAGGAAAAATCGTTtgtccaaggaacaactgaagCGGATCCCAACACACAGGTTCAGTAAAG GAGATGATTATGACGTGTGTGCAATCTGTCTGGACGAGTATGAGGAAGGAGACAAGCTGCGAGTTTTACCTTGTTCACATG cGTACCACTGCAAGTGTGTCGACCCGTGGCTCACGCAGACCAAGAAGACGTGTCCCGTGTGCAAACAGCGCGTCACCCGTAACACCACGGAGCTCTCGGAGTCCGAATCCGAGGAGGAGGCTGGAGGACGTGGAGAGGAAGACGGAACGGAGGGCGATGCAGACTCGGAGCGCACTCCTCTGCTTCGACCCTCCAACCCAGGGTCCCCCCTAGGAAGCCCAGGGGCCTAttctgccaccaccaccactactgCCCAGTGCCTCACCTCCCCCGTACGCTGCGACTCACCCATCCTGGCCTACGAAGGCTACTACTCCCCGCAGGAGGAAACGGACTCAGAAAGCGATGACGCGAGAGAGGAGCGGCACCACACCAGCGATGACACTGCTCAGCTGATTGGTAGGGATCGAGTGGATGTCTGA